The sequence GGCGCCCGCCGACCTGCGCAAGGAGGGCTCGGCGTTCGACCTGCCCATCGCCGTGGGGATCATGGGCTCCATGGATGACATCAAGGACCGCGGGCGGCTGACCCGCTGCATGCTGAGCGGGGAGCTGTCGCTGGACGGCACCATCCGGCCCATCCGGGGGGCGCTCTCCATCGCCGTGGCCGCCCGCGACGCCGGTGTGCCCGACCTGATCCTGCCGGTGCAGAATGTGCGGGAGGCCGCGGTGGTGGAAGGTGTGCGGGTGTTCGGCATGAGCCACCTGAAGGACGTGGCGGCGTTCATCGCGGACGACTCCGGGTTCACGCCCGCCGCGGTGGACTGGCAGCGGATCCTGGCCGAGACCAGCACCTACCGGGTGGACTTCGCCGACGTACGCGGCCAGCCCCAGGCCAAGCGCGCCCTCGAGGTGGCCTCGGCCGGCGGCCACAACACCCTCATGATCGGGCCGCCCGGCTCCGGCAAGACGATGCTCGCCCGGCGGATCCCCACCATCCTGCCCAGCATGACCTTCGCCGAGGCCATCGAGACGACGAAGGTGCACTCGGTGGCGGGCACGCTGTCGCGGGACGACGGGCTGGTGGGGCGCCGGCCGTTCCGGGCCCCCCACCACACCATCTCCCACGCGGGCCTCATCGGCGGCGGGATGATCCCGCGGCCGGGCGAGGCCAGCCTGGCCCACAACGGCGTCCTCTTCCTGGACGAACTGCCGGAGTTCCAGCGCCGCGTGCTGGAGGTACTGCGCCAGCCCATGGAGGACGGGATGGTGACCATCGCCCGGGCCACCATGAGTCTGACCTTCCCGGCCCGGTTCATGCTCGTGGCGGCGATGAACCCGTGCCCCTGCGGCTTCTACGGCACCGAGAAATGCCAGTGCCACCTCTCCCAGGTGCACACGTACATGCAGCGCATCTCGGGTCCGCTGATGGACCGCTTCGACATCCAGGTGCACGTGCCCGCCGTCTCCTTCCGCGACCTGCGCGGCCGCGGAGCGGGCGAGCCGTCGGGGACGGTCCGCCAGCGAGTCTGCGCTGCGCGGGAGCGCCAGATGGCGCGCTTCGCCGGAGAGGGGATCTATTGCAACGCCGGCATGAGCTCGGCGCAGATCCGCCGGCACTGCCCGCTGGACGAGGCGGGCGAGCGGCTGCTGGAGCAGGCGATCCAGTCCATGGGCTTCTCGGCGCGCGCCCACGACCGGATCCTGAAGGTGGCCCGGACCATCGCCGACCTGGCCGGGGCGGAGGCGATCACCGCGGAGTGCGTCTCTGAGGCCATTCAGTATCGGAACCTGGACCGCGTGTTCCACTCGGAGATCCTGCTCACCCGGTCCAACGCCGGGCACGGGATTTTCTGAGCGGCGGCCGCGGCAGGGGAGGCGCGCATGGCGGGAGCGGCGAAACCGGGCAGGGCGGCCGAACCGGCCGTCACCGGCGGCAGAGACGGACACCGCGTCCGCCTCCGGGAGCGGTTTCTCGCCGGCGGCCCCGCCGCGCTCGCCGACTACGAACTCCTGGAGCTTCTGCTGCAATTCGCCGTGCCGCGCAAAGACACCAAGCCGACGGCCCGGGAACTGCTGCGCCGGTGCGGCACGCTGGCCGGCGTCTTCCTGCAGCCCCGCAGCGGAACGGCCGACATCGCCGGTCTGGGCCCGTCGTCGCACCTGCTGCTGGCGCTGGTGCGCGCGGTGATGACCCGGGCGCTGGCCGTGGAGCTGCAGTCCGGCTGCCGCATCAGCGCCCCCGAGGACGTCGCGGATTTTGTCCGGCTGGAGCTGGGGCCGCAGCCCCGGGAGTGCGTGCTGGCGATTTTCCTGAACGCCGGCAACGAGCTGGTGCACCTCGACCGGCTCGCTGAAGGCACGGTCAACCAGGCGCCGGTCTATCCGCGCGAAGTGGCCCGGCTGGCGCTGCTCCATGGCGCCACCGGCGTGATCCTGGCCCACAACCATCCCGGCGGCCAGTGCGTGCCGTCCCGCGACGACCTGGATCTGACCCGCACGCTGGGCGACGCGCTGGCCAAACTCGACGTCCACCTGCTGGACCATCTCATCGTCACACCGGCCGGAGTGTACAGCATCACGGCCGGCCGGGAGGTCCGCGGGAGCGCCAGCCGCAGAGACGCCGAGCATGTTCCGACGATTTCTGCAACCGCAGGCCCGGAAATGTCACGATAAAAAGTCAAACCAGTAAAGCATTTGACGCTTCGCCGGAGACCGGGTTACAATATGCCTGCTCGATCGGCTACGGCAGGGGGTTCGGCTTGTCGCGGTGGCATCTTGTACTGATCCTCATCCTGGTTCTGGGCGCAGGCCTCATCACGATCTACGCCAATCTCCGCCTGCATCAATATCCGTTCCTTCCGTTCACCACCCAATGGCAGGGCGACACGCTGGTGGTCACCGAGGCCCCCGCGGGTTCGCCGTTCCAGGCGGGTGACCGGTTCGTCAGCGTGGACGGCCTCGCCGTGGCCGGCATCGGACATCTGTTCTCGCTCAATGATATCGTCCGCGCCGGGTCTTGGCACAACATCCGGGTGGAGCGCGACGGCCGACAGGTCCAGATCGACCTGATACCCGATCCGGTGTTTCCCGATTTCCTGCCATGGGTGGCGCTGGTGGTCAGCCTGGCGGTGCTCGTCATCGCCCTGGGCACCT comes from Acidobacteriota bacterium and encodes:
- the radC gene encoding DNA repair protein RadC; translated protein: MAGAAKPGRAAEPAVTGGRDGHRVRLRERFLAGGPAALADYELLELLLQFAVPRKDTKPTARELLRRCGTLAGVFLQPRSGTADIAGLGPSSHLLLALVRAVMTRALAVELQSGCRISAPEDVADFVRLELGPQPRECVLAIFLNAGNELVHLDRLAEGTVNQAPVYPREVARLALLHGATGVILAHNHPGGQCVPSRDDLDLTRTLGDALAKLDVHLLDHLIVTPAGVYSITAGREVRGSASRRDAEHVPTISATAGPEMSR
- a CDS encoding YifB family Mg chelatase-like AAA ATPase is translated as MLCQVISAALYGLDAHPVTVEVDICPGPKSRMMTVGLPDAAVKESRERVLAAVKNSGFLEPEDNITVNLAPADLRKEGSAFDLPIAVGIMGSMDDIKDRGRLTRCMLSGELSLDGTIRPIRGALSIAVAARDAGVPDLILPVQNVREAAVVEGVRVFGMSHLKDVAAFIADDSGFTPAAVDWQRILAETSTYRVDFADVRGQPQAKRALEVASAGGHNTLMIGPPGSGKTMLARRIPTILPSMTFAEAIETTKVHSVAGTLSRDDGLVGRRPFRAPHHTISHAGLIGGGMIPRPGEASLAHNGVLFLDELPEFQRRVLEVLRQPMEDGMVTIARATMSLTFPARFMLVAAMNPCPCGFYGTEKCQCHLSQVHTYMQRISGPLMDRFDIQVHVPAVSFRDLRGRGAGEPSGTVRQRVCAARERQMARFAGEGIYCNAGMSSAQIRRHCPLDEAGERLLEQAIQSMGFSARAHDRILKVARTIADLAGAEAITAECVSEAIQYRNLDRVFHSEILLTRSNAGHGIF